From Tiliqua scincoides isolate rTilSci1 chromosome 2, rTilSci1.hap2, whole genome shotgun sequence, the proteins below share one genomic window:
- the LOC136642168 gene encoding tripartite motif-containing protein 10-like — translation MASASVEEEIQCPICIEYLKDPVTLDCGHNFCRGCITIYCEKWEDLGDLECPNCKARIKKGNFRRNWQLANLVEKIKLLPLNPGKEDLCVIHKEKLHLFCKEDKKLVCLFCERSPEHQSHTVLLLEEAAEEYKFQFPRYLELLKKKREDIRSNKETIEKEGQDLLQQTKAEREKTLALFSQLHAFLEVQKKLLLAQMEEVEEEISTRRDEHIDKLSKELVSLESIIQQMEEKLQQPARELLQDIGDTLQRCEMRKEFENPKAFPLELKWRFWDVCDLSPFLDGVTKQFKDTVVSGRHMQKANVTLDPDTANPYLILSEDCKSVKWGESAQNVQDNLKRFDVGSVVLGREGFTAGRHFWEVMVGTEEIWTVGVARQSVKRKGLFYSTPAEGVWTVGLWGGEYKASIPPDCPPLSLSGKLKKVRVTLDCAGRQVAFFDADTADLLYMCSETSFFKETLLPFFYVHGKAHLRLSH, via the exons ATGGCATCAGcctcagtggaagaggaaattCAGTGCCCCATCTGCATAGAGTACCTGAAAGACCCAGTGACTCTGGACTGTGGCCATAacttctgcaggggctgcatcaCCATCTACTGTGAGAAATGGGAAGATCTGGGGGACTTGGAGTGTCCCAACTGCAAAGCCAGAATCAAGAAAGGGAATTTCCGGCGAAACTGGCAACTGGCAAATTTAGTAGAAAAAATCAAACTTCTACCACTTAATCCAGGAAAAGAGGATTTATGTGTGATACATAAGGAAAAACTCCACCTCTTCTGCAAAGAGGATAAGAAATTAGTGTGTCTGTTTTGTGAGCGATCCCCAGAACATCAATCACATACTGTCCTTCTCTTGGAAGAGGCTGCTGAGGAATATAAG TTTCAATTCCCTAGATACCTGGAGCTtctgaaaaagaagagagaagacATTCGATCAAATAAAGAAACCATAGAAAAGGAAGGCCAAGACCTGCTT CAACAAACCAAAGCAGAGAGGGAAAAGACACTAGCTCTGTTCAGTCAACTACATGCGTTTCTGGAAGTACAAAAAAAGCTTCTCCTGGCCCAGATGGAAGAAGTGGAGGAAGAGATTTCAACAAGAAGAGATGAGCACATAGACAAGCTCTCAAAGGAACTTGTCTCCCTTGAAAGTATCATCCAACAAATGGAAGAGAAGCTTCAGCAGCCAGCAAGGGAGCTTCTGCAG GATATTGGAGACACCTTGCAGAG gtgtgagatgagaaaggaatTTGAGAATCCCAAGGCTTTTCCTCTGGAGCTGAAGTGGAGGTTCTGGGATGTCTGCGATCTAAGCCCCTTTCTGGATGGTGTCACAAAGCAATTCAAAG ACACTGTGGTATCTGGACGTCACATGCAGAAAG CAAATGTAACTCTGGATCCAGACACAGCTAATCCATATCTCATCCTGTCTGAGGATTGTAAAAGTGTGAAATGGGGGGAAAGTGCACAAAATGTACAGGACAATCTGAAGAGATTTGATGTAGGTTCTGTTGTGCTGGGACGTGAGGGATTTACAGCAGGCAGACATTTCTGGGAGGTCATGGTGGGAACAGAGGAAATATGGACTGTGGGGGTGGCTAGACAGTCTGTGAAGAGAAAGGGCCTTTTTTACTCAACTCCTGCAGAGGGGGTATGGACTGTTGGGCTGTGGGGAGGTGAGTACAAGGCCTCCATCCCCCCAGACTGCCCTCCTCTGTCTCTGAGTGGGAAGCTCAAGAAGGTTCGAGTAACTCTGGACTGTGCTGGAAGACAGGTGGCCTTTTTTGATGCAGATACAGCAGATCTGCTCTACATGTGCTCAGAAACCTCATTCTTCAAAGAGacccttcttcctttcttttatGTCCACGGAAAAGCCCACCTCCGACTCAGTCACTGA